In one Molothrus ater isolate BHLD 08-10-18 breed brown headed cowbird chromosome 6, BPBGC_Mater_1.1, whole genome shotgun sequence genomic region, the following are encoded:
- the CKAP5 gene encoding LOW QUALITY PROTEIN: cytoskeleton-associated protein 5 (The sequence of the model RefSeq protein was modified relative to this genomic sequence to represent the inferred CDS: inserted 1 base in 1 codon), whose translation MGDDSEWMKLPIDQKCEHKLWKARLNGYEEALKLFQKIDDEKSPEWSKYLGLIKKFVTDSNAVAQLKGLEAALAYVENAYVAGKTTGEVASGVVNKVFNQPKARAKELGEDICLMYIEIEKGEAIQEELLKGLDNKNPKIIVACIETLRKALSEFGSKIISLKPIIKVLPKLFESREKAVRDEAKLLAVEIYRWIRDALRPPLQNINSVQLKELEEEWIKVSSAAPKQTRFLRSQQELKAKFEQQQGLGGDADGGDDDEEEAVPQVDAYELLEAVEILSKLPKDFYEKIEAKKWQERKEALEAVELLVKNPKLESGDYADLVKALKKVVGKDTNVMLVALAAKCLAGLATGLRKKFGQYAGHVVPTILEKFKEKKPQVVQALQEAIDAIFLTTTLQNISEDILAVMDNKNPTIKQQTSLFIARSFRHCTPSTLPKSLLKPFCAALLKHINDSAPEVRDAGFEALGTALKVAGEKAVNPFLADVDKLKLDRIKECAEKVELVYGKKAGGAAEKKEGKPITGKTTALPGPAGDKETKDAATKPGPLKKASAAKAGAPPKKGKPATAAGTGGAGPKGKKGPETKEIFESELSIEVCEEKAAAVLPASCIQQLDSGNWKERLACMEEFQKAVELMERSEMPCQALVRMLAKKPGWXETNFQVMQMKLHIVALIAQKGNFSKTSAQVVLDGLVDKVGDVKCGTNAKEAMTAIAEACQLPWTAEQVVAMAFSQKNPKNQSETLNWLSNAIKEFGFSGLNVKAFISNVKTALAATNPAVRTSAITLLGVMYLYVGPSLRMFFEDEKPALLSQIDAEFEKMQGQTAPAPTRGISRHSVGGGDDGEEEEQEEVGNDVVDLLPRTDIGDKITAELVSKIGDKNWKIRKEGLDEVTSIINEAKFIQPNIGELPAALKGRLNDSNKILVQQTLSILQQLATAMGPNIKQYVKNLGIPVITVLGDSKNNVRAAALATVNAWAEQTGMKEWLEGEDLSEELKKENPFLRQELLGWLAEKLPALRSVPSDLLLCVPHLYSCLEDRNGDVRKKAQDALPFFMMHLGFEKMAKATGKLKPTSKDQVLAMLEKAKANMPAKPAPPAKASARVVGGAAPAKFQPASAFADDLGSNTTESKPDLKKAKAGGLSSKTKVQGKKVLSKPSLKEEDDKSGPIFIIVPNGKEQRMREEKALKVLKWNFTTPRDEYIEQLKTQMSTCVAKWLQDEMFHADFQHHNKALSVMIEHLESEKDGVISCLDLILKWLTLRFFDTNTSVLMKALEYLKLLFHLLSQEEYHLTENEASSFIPYLILKVGEPKDVIRKDVRAILNRMCLIYPASKMFPFIMEGTKSKNSKQRAECLEELGCLVESYGMNVCQPTPGKALKEMATHIGDRDNAVRNAALNTIVTVYNVHGDQVFKLIGNLSEKDMSMLEERIKRSAKRPSSAPVRQAEEKPQRTQNMSANASMMRKGQAEDMSSKLNQNRNMGSHPETTHTVPREFQLDLDEIENDNGTVRCEMPALVQHKLDDIFEPVLIPEPKIRAVSPHFDDMHSNTASTINFVISQVASGDINTSIQALTQIDEVLKQEDKAEAMSGHIDQFLIATFMQLRLIYNTHMADEKLDKDEIVRLYSCIIGSMITLFQIESLAREASTGVLKDLMHGLITLMLDSRVEDLEEGEQVIRSVNLLVVKVLEKSDQTNILSALLVLLQDSLLATASSPKFSELVMKCLWRMVRLLPETINSINLDRILLDIHIFMKVFPKEKLKQCKSEFPIRTLKTLLHTLCKLKGPKILDHLTMIDNKNESELEAHLCRLMKHAMEQTGKADKDTEKGASRIEEKASKAKVNDILAEIFKKIGSKENTKEGLAELYEYKKKYSDADIEPFLKNSSQFFQSYVERGLRLIETEREGKGRIATSTGISPQMEGTCVPASTHTVSSSIGNTNGEEVGPSVYLERLKILRQRCGLDNAKQEDRPPLTSLLSKPTLPTVASSTDMLHSKLSQLRESREQYQHLDLDSNQTHSSGIGTTLASPSSAAANIDDLKKRLERIKSSRK comes from the exons ATGGGGGACGACAGTGAGTGGATGAAATTGCCCATTGATCAGAAATGTGAACATAAG CTATGGAAAGCCAGATTAAACGGTTATGAAGAAGCCCTTAAGCTCTTCCAGAAGATAGATGATGAAAAGAGTCCTGAATGGTCCAAATATCTTGGATTGATAAAGAAATTTGTGACTGACTCCAATGCAGTGGCTCAGCTGAAAGGACTGGAAGCAGCGCTTGCTTATGTTGAAAATGCTTATGTAGCTGGGAA GACAACAGGAGAAGTAGCGTCAGGAGTTGTAAATAAAGTGTTCAATCAGCCAAAGGCCAGAGCAAAAGAGCTGGGTGAAGATATATGTCTAATGTATATAGAAATTGAGAAAGGAGAGGCAATACAAGAAGAATTATTAAAGGGTCTGgacaacaaaaacccaaaaatcatAGTAGCATGTATAGAGACACTGAGGAAAGCACTAAG TGAATTTGGTTCAAAGATAATCTCACTGAAGCCAATCATCAAAGTATTGCCAAAACTTTTTGAATCTCGGGAAAAGGCTGTTCGAGACGAAGCCAAGCTCCTTGCTGTGGAAATTTACCGTTGGATAAGGGATGCTTTGAGACCTCCATTGCAGAACATAAATTCTGTTCAG CTAAAAGAGCTGGAAGAAGAATGGATCAAAGTGTCATCAGCTGCTCCTAAGCAGACCAGGTTCCTGCGTTCCCAACAGGAGCTGAAAGCAAAatttgagcagcagcagggacttgGAGGAGATGCAGATGGAG GAGATGATGATGAGGAAGAGGCGGTACCACAAGTAGATGCATATGAGTTGCTTGAAGCTGTAGAAATTCTCTCCAAGCTTCCCAAAGACTTCTATGAGAAAATA GAAGCAAAAAAATggcaagaaaggaaagaggCTCTAGAGGCTGTTGAACTGCTAGTGAAAAATCCCAAGCTGGAATCAGGAGACTATGCAGACTTGGTGAAAGCTCTCAAAAAG GTTGTTGGAAAGGATACAAATGTTATGTTAGTTGCTTTGGCTGCCAAATGCCTTGCTGGACTAGCTACAGGCCTCcggaagaaatttggacagtATGCAGGGCAT GTTGTTCCAACAATCCTGGAGAAATTCAAAGAGAAGAAGCCTCAGGTagtgcaggcactgcaggaggcCATTGATGCAATCTTTCTTACA ACCACATTGCAGAACATAAGTGAAGATATTTTGGCAGTCATGgacaacaaaaacccaacaattaaGCAACAAACATCCCTTTTCATTGCAAGAAGCTTCCGACACTGCACACCTTCTACTCTGCCAAAAAGCCTGTTAaaacctttctgtgctgcacttCTCAAG CATATCAATGATTCTGCACCTGAAGTAAGAGATGCTGGGTTTGAAGCATTAGGCACTGCCTTGAAAGTAGCTGGAGAGAAAGCTGTGAATCCATTTCTAGCAGATGTGGACAAACTAAAGCTTGATCGG ATTAAAGAGTGTGCTGAAAAGGTAGAATTGGTTTATGGGAAaaaagcaggaggagcagctgagaaaaAAGAAGGCAAGCCTATTACTGGAAAGACCACTGCGCTTCCAGGACCTGCAGGggataaagaaacaaaagatgCAGCAACCAAACCAGGGCCACTGAAAAAAGCATCTGCAGCAAAG GCTGGGGCCCCACCGAAGAAAGGCAAACCAGCTACAGCTGCAGGTACAGGAGGTGCTGGGCCTAAAGGCAAGAAGGGTCCTGAGACCAAAGAAATCTTTGAGTCGGAGCTCTCT ATAGAAGTATGTGAagagaaagctgctgctgtccttccAGCTTCTTGTATCCAGCAGTTGGACAGTGGTAACTGGAAAGAGAGGCTTGCCTGCATGGAGGAGTTTCAGAAG GCTGTTGAGCTTATGGAAAGAAGTGAAATGCCTTGCCAAGCCCTAGTAAGAATGCTGGCCAAGAAGCCAGGTT aagaaacaaattttcag GTGATGCAGATGAAACTGCATATAGTTGCATTAATTGCACAGAAAGGAAACTTCTCCAAAACTTCAGCACAGGTTGTGCTGGATGGTCTTGTAGACAAGGTTGGTGATGTGAAATGTGGAACTAATGCAAAAGAGGCCATGACAGCAATAGCAGAAGCGTGTCAGTTGCCATGGACTGCTGAGCAG GTTGTGGCTATGGCTTTCTCTCAGAAGAATCCTAAAAACCAGTCAGAAACTTTGAACTGGCTTTCAAATGCAATTAAAGAGTTTGGCTTTTCTGG ATTGAATGTCAAAGCTTTCATCAGTAATGTGAAGACAGCTCTTGCTGCAACCAACCCA GCTGTGAGGACTTCTGCCATTACATTGCTGGGAGTAATGTATCTTTATGTGGGCCCTTCTCTGCGAATGTTTTTTGAAGATGAGAAGCCAGCCCTTCTCTCCCAGATAGATGCAGAATTTGAAAAG ATGCAAGGACagacagcaccagctccaactCGTGGCATTTCCAGGCACAGTGTGGGAGGTGGGGATGATGGTGAAGAAGAAGAACAGGAGGAGGTTGGGAATGATGTTGTGGATCTCTTGCCAAGAACAGATATTGG TGATAAGATCACAGCAGAGCTAGTGTCTAAGATTGGGGATAAAAATTGGAAGATCAGAAAGGAAGGCCTAGATGAAGTGACAAGCATAATAAATGAAGCAAAGTTCATACAGCCAAACATAGGAGAacttccagctgctctgaagggTCGTCTCAATGACTCCAATAAAATCTTG GTGCAACAAACACTGAGCATTCTTCAGCAACTAGCAACAGCAATGGGCCCCAATATCAAACAGTATGTGAAAAATTTGGGGATTCCTGTCATTACAGTCCTAGGAGATAGTAAG AATAACGTTCGTGCTGCTGCACTGGCAACTGTGAATGCCTGGGCCGAACAAACTGGCATGAAAGAGTGGTTGGAAGGGGAAGACCTGTCAGAAGAGctcaaaaaggaaaatcctttcctaaGACAAGAG CTTCTTGGTTGGTTGGCTGAGAAGTTGCCTGCACTCCGTTCTGTTCCTTCTGACCTACTCTTGTGTGTGCCTCACCTGTACTCCTGCCTTGAAGATCGAAATGGGGATGTGCGCAAAAAGGCGCAGGATGCCCTGCCCTTCTTCATGATGCATCTGGGCTTTGAGAAGATGGCAAAAGCCACTGGCAAGCTGAAG CCAACTTCCAAAGACCAGGTACTGGCCATGCTGGAGAAAGCCAAAGCCAACATGCCAGCCaaaccagctcctcctgctAAAGCATCTGCCAGAGTGgtaggaggagcagctccagccaaaTTCCAACCTGCATCAG CATTTGCTGATGATTTGGGATCTAATACCACGGAATCTAAGCCTGATCTCAAAAAAGCCAAAGCAGGAGGACTATCCTCTAAAACTAAG GTACAGGGAAAGAAGGTGCTAAGCAAGCCTAGTCTGAAGGAAGAAGATGATAAATCAGGCCCTATTTTTATCATTGTCCCAAATGGGAAGGAACagaggatgagagaagagaaagctctgaag GTGTTAAAGTGGAATTTCACTACTCCCCGTGATGAATATATTGAACAGCTGAAAACTCAGATGTCCACTTGTGTTGCCAAATGGCTACAGGATGAGATGTTTCATGCAGACTTTCAGCACCACAACAAAGCATTGTCTGTTATGATTGAG CACTTGGAGAGTGAAAAAGATGGAGTCATCAGCTGCCTGGATTTGATCCTAAAATGGCTTACCCTGCGGTTCTTTGATACTAACACAAGTGTTTTGATGAAAGCACTTGAATATCTTAAAttgcttttccatttgctgAGTCAAGAAGAGTATCACCTCACTGAAAATGAAGCATCCTCTTTCATCCCATATCTGATCCTAAAG GTAGGAGAACCGAAAGATGTCATCCGTAAGGATGTACGTGCCATTCTGAACAGAATGTGTCTCATCTATCCAGCCAGCAAGATGTTCCCTTTTATCATGGAGGGGACAAAgtcaaaaaactccaaacaacgTGCAG AATGCTTGGAAGAGCTTGGATGTCTGGTTGAATCGTATGGCATGAATGTATGCCAGCCAACTCCAGGGAAAGCCTTAAAAGAAATGGCAACCCACATTGGTGACCGGGACAACGCCGTGCGCAACGCTGCACTGAACACCATCGTGACTGTCTACAACGTCCATGGCGACCAAGTGTTCAAGCTGATTGGAAAT CTTTCAGAGAAAGACATGAGCATGCTGGAGGAAAGAATAAAGCGGTCAGCCAAGAGACCCTCTTCTGCTCCAGTGAGACAGGCAGAGGAGAAACCTCAGCGTACTCAGAACATGAGTGCCAATGCCAGCATGATGCGCAAGGGACAAGCTGAGGACATGTCCTCCAAACTCAA CCAAAATCGCAACATGGGCAGCCACCCGGAGACAACACATACAGTTCCACGGGAATTTCAGCTGGATCTTGATGAAATTGAAAATGACAATGGAACTGTCAGATGTGAGATGCCAGCACTTGTACAGCACAAACTAGATGACATCTTCGAGCCAGTCTTGATTCCTGAGCCCAA AATCCGTGCTGTGTCCCCGCACTTTGATGACATGCACAGTAACACAGCTTCTACTATCAACTTTGTCATTTCCCAAGTGGCCAGTGGTGATATAAATACAAGCATCCAGGCTCTGACACAG ATTGATGAGGTTCTCAAGCAGGAGGACAAAGCAGAAGCTATGTCTGGCCACATTGATCAATTCCTAATAGCCACATTTATGCAGCTCCGGTTAATCTACAATACACACATGGCAGATGAGAAGCTGGACAAAGATGAGATTGTCAGACTTTACAGCTGTATTATTGGGAGCATGATCACG CTGTTTCAGATAGAGAGTCTGGCTCGAGAGGCATCCACTGGTGTGCTTAAAGACCTAATGCATGGACTTATTACATTAATGCTGGATTCTCGGGTTGAAGATCTTGAGGAGGGTGAGCAGGTCATCCGATCAGTCAACCTCTTGGTAGTTAAAGTTCTGGAGAAGTCTGACCAGACCAACATCTTGAG TGCTCTGCTTGTCCTGCTCCAAGACAGTCTTCTAGCAACAGCCAGCTCTCCTAAGTTTTCAGAACTTGTCATGAAG TGTCTGTGGAGAATGGTGCGTCTTCTTCCGGAAACCATCAATAGCATCAATCTGGATCGGATTCTGCTGGATATCCACATTTTCATGAAAGTCTTTCCCAAAGAGAAGCTGAAGCAATGTAAGAGTGAGTTCCCTATTAGGACATTGAAGACGCTCCTTCACACCCTGTGCAAGCTGAAAGGGCCCAAG atCTTAGATCATTTAACAATGATAGACAACAAAAATGAGTCTGAGCTAGAAGCTCACCTTTGTAGACTAATGAAACACGCTATGGAGCAGACTGGAAAAGCTGATAAGGATACAGAAAAAGGAGCTTCTCGCATT gagGAAAAGGCTTCAAAAGCCAAAGTCAATGATATTttggcagaaatatttaagaagATTGGCTCAAAGGAGAACACCAAGGAG GGTCTGGCAGAACTGTATgaatacaaaaagaaatattctgatGCAGACATTGAGCCCTTCCTGAAAAATTCCTCACAGTTCTTCCAAAGCTATGTGGAAAGAGGCCTCCGACTGATAGAAACAGAACGGGAAGGGAAAGGACGCATTGCTACTTCTACAG GAATTTCTCCTCAGATGGAAGGAACATGTGTTCCTGCGTCTACCCACACTGTATCTTCATCTATAGGAAACACAAATGGGGAGGAAGTGGGGCCTTCAGTTTACTTGGAAAGATTAAAAATCCTCAGGCAGCGTTGTGGCCTTGACAACGCAAAG CAGGAAGACAGACCCCCTCTGACGTCTCTGCTCTCTAAACCAACACTCCCTACAGTTGCATCCTCTACAGATATGCTTCACAGTAAGCTCTCCCAGCTGCGTGAGTCCCGGGAGCAGTACCAACATCTGGACCTGGACTCCAATCAGACTCATTCCTCTGGCATTGGAACTACCCTGGCTTCACCCTCTTCTGCAGCGGCCAATATTGATGACTTGAAAAAAAGATTGGAGAGAATAAAAAGCAGTCGCAAATAG